CCCGTGCCTTGATCGGTAGCCACCCCATCAATTTGCATGAAAAAACCAGCGGTAAGGGACGCAGGCAACCCGCCCAGCGTCGGGGCGTAGTTTGCTTCCGAGAACCATGCGTATCCGGCAGTGCCTCCCAAGCGCCAGTCAAAGCCCCAGTTCGAGCCTTCATCCGGTCCCGCATCGTTCGTGTAGAACCCTGTTTGCAGACCCACCTCCTGAGAGACCTGGGCACTCGCAAAAACCCCTGGCGCCGCTACGGGAAATTCCGGAAACCCAGACAAATTACCAATTGTCGGAAGGACTCCGAAAGCAGAATTGACGAATAATCCCGCATAATTGGAGGCCATAAAGTCATCGTCGGCCAGCAACTGCCCGATCTTAAAAGTGTAGCGGTCCGAATCGAAATTCTGTTGGTAGTAAACTGAGTACACCCGGAACGTATCCGACGCCTGATTGTGATCCAAACCAAAGGCGCCTTCCAGACCGGTGAGCGGGATATCCGTCAAATTGCCTTCGTTCCACAAGAAACTCGCGTAGATCTGACCACCATCCCACCAACCTAGTTTTTCTGTATCTGCAGTAGCACCAAACTCGAGAAGGCTGTTGAAGCGCACCCCTCGAGTGATACCACCGGAAGTGTTTCCCCACAGGCTAAGATCGTAGTTCAAAAACGGATCAATTCCACTATCCTCACCGGACTTAACGACCGAGGACAGACTCTCGTCTTGAGCAAAAAGTGTCGCTCCAAAGAGTTGAAGGTGCAGTATCAGAGTCAGCGTTTGTACGTGTTTACTCATAGTTCACTTGGTTTGGTTCTGCGGAGCCCGGGTAATCCTTTGTCTCTTCCAAAATCCACACACACCTTCTCGCTGAATCATCAATAAGCCCCCAAACCCTCGGATTC
This portion of the Verrucomicrobiota bacterium genome encodes:
- a CDS encoding carbohydrate porin: MSKHVQTLTLILHLQLFGATLFAQDESLSSVVKSGEDSGIDPFLNYDLSLWGNTSGGITRGVRFNSLLEFGATADTEKLGWWDGGQIYASFLWNEGNLTDIPLTGLEGAFGLDHNQASDTFRVYSVYYQQNFDSDRYTFKIGQLLADDDFMASNYAGLFVNSAFGVLPTIGNLSGFPEFPVAAPGVFASAQVSQEVGLQTGFYTNDAGPDEGSNWGFDWRLGGTAGYAWFSEANYAPTLGGLPASLTAGFFMQIDGVATDQGTGDTVNDEELYSVYFMWDQSLAQDDKGNDEVGAFVLVGYNLDDERYLVNPFYMDAGVNWFGPIAGRENDVLGAAFNVGTYGSDYRAANPTTEDSQWILELTYSAQLSDNAILQPDIQYIIDPEGASADDALAVGFILSVSL